AGATTTAAGCAAAAGTAATTAATGTCTTAGTGACAATTTTAAAGATTAGGTTAAGAATTAGACACCAAGCTTAGATCTTATTCCTTTCCATCGTAAGTTTCTTATAAATGTTCCTTCTTGTGCACTCACAAGGTGATCTTTTTTAGATCGCTTTGCGCGAAAATATCCACGCAAATAATCATTAGTTAAAAGCAAGTTCCCTTTGCGATTTGCTAACTTGATTGATGCTATCAGGGTGAGCCAAAAGCCGTATCTCATTCCGTAGAATGCTTCTCCTTGTTTAAATTGTGCTGCCTTGTTGTAGGTGTTGCCTGTTGGTTTCAGGTGTTTTACATGCAGCGTGTCGTTTGTGATAACCTGCCAGTTATAATATTTTGCAAGAAGCTCGTCTATGGTGTCCCATCCCATTGCTGGTTTAAGACCGCCTATTTCTTTAAAACATTCTTTTCTATACGCTTTAAGAGCGCCGCGTATGTGGTCTTTGTTGGTTAGGTTTTCAAGAACCCAATCTCCATTTTTTTCAACATAACAAAATCCGCCAGCCATTCCGATGCGAGGATTTTTTTCAAATTCATGAGCAATGGTCTCCAGGTAATTCACAGGAAAAATAAGATCTGCGTCAAATTTGCAAAGGATGTCATAATCTTCATCGAGCGTGTTTATCCCTTTTTGAACGGCTTGTATCACTTTGCTACCAGGTAGGTGAATATCACTACTTGTGGTATTGAGGATTTCTATGAAAGAATACGCTTTCGCGAAAGCGGAAATTATCTCCTCACTATCATCTGTACTTTGGTCATTTACTATAACTACCTTTTTAGGGAGCAATGTTTGTGCAACTAAGGAGTCTAGCGTTTGTTTTATAAACTGCGCCTCATTGTGACAAGGTATGACGATGTAGAAATTCATTATGACTTGCGTTCGGCGTAAATCAAGTAATAGCGGGGAGTAATCATTCTAAGTAGTGGTCTAATTCCTACTTTCTTGACGGGATTCGTAAACTTTTCACGTTTTTTAATTTCCCAGCCCGCTTTTTCAAAAAGCCAGTCAAATTGCCAATCTTCAAACTCATGGTAATGTCTATCCCACATATCAGTCTTGGAACGATAAGCAGGGGAGAACCATAGTTTTAATGGGACGCTCGCTACTATTTTATCTGCTTTTATATCTTGCAGCACGTTAAAAGGTGCGAGTAGATGTTCAAAAATCTCAAACGCAGTAATCACCGTTGCATCTGCTTGTTGTACAGCACTCGTGTCTATATCTAGATCTTCTCCCGATGTATTTTGTACTGTATATCCTTCACGTTCCATAAAATCTACAAATGGGTTACGCACACCCAGATCAAGAATTTCCTCATTTGTGTCAGGAATTACTTCCTTGAGAAAATTGATGGTGTGTTTGTATCGTTTGTTTGGAAAAGTGTTTTCGTACACGTTTAATGATAATTTACAGTTAGTAACACATAAAAAAAGAGGGTTCTTGTCTCTTAATTAATAGCGATATACCATA
The genomic region above belongs to Dokdonia sp. Dokd-P16 and contains:
- a CDS encoding glycosyltransferase family 2 protein, with protein sequence MNFYIVIPCHNEAQFIKQTLDSLVAQTLLPKKVVIVNDQSTDDSEEIISAFAKAYSFIEILNTTSSDIHLPGSKVIQAVQKGINTLDEDYDILCKFDADLIFPVNYLETIAHEFEKNPRIGMAGGFCYVEKNGDWVLENLTNKDHIRGALKAYRKECFKEIGGLKPAMGWDTIDELLAKYYNWQVITNDTLHVKHLKPTGNTYNKAAQFKQGEAFYGMRYGFWLTLIASIKLANRKGNLLLTNDYLRGYFRAKRSKKDHLVSAQEGTFIRNLRWKGIRSKLGV
- a CDS encoding methyltransferase, which codes for MYENTFPNKRYKHTINFLKEVIPDTNEEILDLGVRNPFVDFMEREGYTVQNTSGEDLDIDTSAVQQADATVITAFEIFEHLLAPFNVLQDIKADKIVASVPLKLWFSPAYRSKTDMWDRHYHEFEDWQFDWLFEKAGWEIKKREKFTNPVKKVGIRPLLRMITPRYYLIYAERKS